CCGGCGGCCTCGGGTGTGGTTGCCGGCGTGCTCTGGTGGCTTCTGGCTCCGGGTGGGCTGAATCTGGTCTCGGGCAATCCGGATCTGGCGAATGCGGCAAATCCTGATTCCTGGCTACCGCGCGACTTGGTCCTCGGAGCTCTGATGCTCCTTGCAGGGTGCCTCACCGGCGTGATGCTGGACGGAAAGCTGCAGGGTGACGGAGCCGGCAGGCGTCTGGCTTTCGCCCTCATCGGAGGTGCTTTGGGCGCTCTCATCGCGTGGTTGGTCGGGCTGCTCGCCGCCCAGTTGCTGGGGCCAGCGCCGGATCCGGCACTTGGCCCAGGGTTTGGCTTTACGCTCCGCTCCTACGCTGTACTGGTTCTATGGCCTGCTGCCATCGCGTTTATCACGTTCGTTCTGGCGCTGTTCGGGGTTCTGTCAAAGAAGACCGTAAAATAGCGGGGTGACCACTTCCTCGGATACTTCCGCCCCCACCACTGACGCCCTGAACTTCCGAAGCATCGACTTCCGGGGCCGCCACCTTTCGTTGGCGGAACTTCGCGCAGCTGTGCCAAGGGCGCAGCATCAGACAATGGCGGACGCGGAGCAGAAGGTCTTGGACATCATTGCCGATGTCCGCAGCCGGGGCTTCGCCGCCTTGGGTGAGCTGGCGAAGAAGTTCGACGG
This genomic interval from Paenarthrobacter aurescens TC1 contains the following:
- a CDS encoding hypothetical protein (identified by Glimmer2; putative), giving the protein MSCMTEPTVHDPAVADPMSDSKRWRSKDVLWLVLPAASGVVAGVLWWLLAPGGLNLVSGNPDLANAANPDSWLPRDLVLGALMLLAGCLTGVMLDGKLQGDGAGRRLAFALIGGALGALIAWLVGLLAAQLLGPAPDPALGPGFGFTLRSYAVLVLWPAAIAFITFVLALFGVLSKKTVK